The region GTAGAAAATTCCGCAGAATCGGCAGAAACCAACAAAAAAGGCCGTGTGAACGACGATGTTCACACGACCTTCAAGCTTTTAAAACGAAATCTGGCGGCGACTATTTCTTTTTCAGCGTCGAAACGTAATCAACAACGTCGACAAGCTCTTGCACCGTCATCAATTTCTGCAGGTCGTTGGGCATCACTGAGATCGGCAACTTGCGGATCTCTTCGACTTCGTCTTTAGGGATCGTTCGAGCCAAGCCTTCCGCGTTGGTGATTGTGATGGAATCGGCCGTTTCGCTCGTCTTCAGGCCTGCCACGGCAGTTCCGCTGTCGGTAAGCACAGCCCAATTCTCGTAGTTGTGGCTAATCCCTGCACTGGGATAAAGAATGGCCTCGAACATCGCTTCACGACTAAGCTTCGAGCCGATCTCGCTCAGGTTTGGACCAACCTCTTTGCCTTCGTTGTTTACCACATGGCACTTGCTACATGTTCCTGTCGTTGCAAAGACTTGCTTTCCTTTGGCAGCTGAGCCTTTCATTTTCACCAGCGCATCCAGCGGAGGCAGTGGCTTATTGTCCTTCGACGGTGGTTGCGGGAAGAGCTCGGCGGCCTGACGGCGAACGTCCGCCCAAACAGCAATCTTCAGGGGAGCTGCGGCGGCCTGCATCAATTCGGCATCAAGCTTTCCTGCTTTAGCTAGTTCCAATAACTGCTCGGCCGATTTTTCGTTGTTCGCCAAGCCCTTCACGGCAGCCCTTCGGACTTGCAAGTCGGCCGACGAGTCGTTCAACGTGCGTGTCAGCCAAGCATTGGCTTGCCCTGTGCTGCTATTGGAAATGGCAGTCGTCAATGCAAGCTTCTGCTCTGTCGTACCATTCCGGAGCGTCTTGCCGAGCATTTGATTCTGACCGCGACGAAGCAGCACGTTTACAGCAGCGACGCCTGATTCGGTCTCTGGTTGAGCCAACGCAATTTCCAGCAGATCACCATAGTGATTCTTCAGCTGAAAACGTTCGACAAGATCAACATACATCGGCGTCCCTGCCAACTTCGCGAGGGCCTTTTCCATTGCGGCGGCGGTCTCGGGATTGTTGGCGTCGAAGTTCTTAAGACGCTTGACCGATTCGGAAATGATCAACGTCTCCGCGTCGTCATGCCGAGTGCCTGAGAACGCGAGTGCTGCGACGGCCTCGTTGACCGCGTCGGCATTTGGCTGAAAGTCGAGGGCTCGGAAGTATCGCGGCAGCTGATCGGGCTGATTCTTCTGATCCGCGACCATCGTCGCGATTAGCTTCGGCGTCTGGGTCGCGCGACTTCGCCAGACGATATCTTTTTCGGCCGGCGTATCGAGCTTTCCATCGATTGCTTTGAGGTAAGCTGCCAAGCGGCTATCCCAATGTAGATCCGCCCCGATGCCGAGCGATTCCAGATACCAGCGATCTTTACCATCGTATTGTTTGGCAAGTGCCGCCCATTGCTGCGAGGCTTTGTCGCTTCCGTCAAAGCGAAGTTCGATAGCTGCCGAGCGGCGAACCTGCGGTGACTTATCGTTGAGCACTTTGGCAACGACCTCAGTGGCCGGAATATCGAGCTGATGGGCCATTCGCAAACCGGTGATGCGGATGTCGGGGTTACTCGATGCAAGAGCCAGATCAACGTATTGGCGTCCTTTCCCCTCGATCTTGCCGAGCAGCCATAACAGGCGGGCCTGATAGCGCGGATCTTTGGCTGAATCGTAAGCCGACTTCAGCGCGGCTTCCGCCTCGGCTCCCTGCTCGTGCAGTTTCGTCCACGCCATATAACGAACTGATAGGCATGGGTTTTCAAGCGCCTTAATGCAACCCTCGATCGTCGAGAAATCGAACTTCGGGATGATGTATTTCGAGCCTTCTGGAGCGACGCGGAACAAGCGACCACGATCAAGATCGCGTTGACCATGTCCGCCGACGCCGGGATCGTACCAGTCACTGACGAAGATCGAACCATCCGGCGCAACACAGACATCGGCCGGACGGAACCAGTTGTCGCGAGCCCCGTGCAAGATATCGACCGACTCGGCCGAATAGCCGGCGCCATCTTTCTTCACAGGATAGGCACGCACAATACTTGGGCCGGCATCGCAGTGGATGACCTGATTGTGAAAGACTTCCGGCAACAAGTCGCCTTCGTACATGCAAATCCCAGTCGGCGAACCGGCACCTGTTTGCAGCAAGTTGGGAACGACACCGGGATCGTTCAAATGCCAATGCTGCAGCGGAACTTCGCTTTCCATGTTGGTCCGCGGATCCCGCCATCCAGCGCCCGTCATTTGATCGCGGTAGCCATAGTTGCCGTACTGCATCACGTAGTTGATGCGTACACCACGGTTACCATCGTCGTCGTTGTCGCTCTGCCAAAGCGTGCCGAACGAGTCGACAGTTACTTCGTAGTTATTGCGAAAGTTATGGCCGAGAACCTCGAATTCACTGCCGTCTAGATTACAACGAAACGGCATACCACCGAAGTAAGGCTTGCCGTTATCGACGACCGGATTGCCCGCTTTATCGACGATGACGTTGCCATTCGCGTCGTGGACATGCTTTCCAGTGTTACCGACATTCCAATACAGTTTTCCGTCGGGTCCAAAGAGGAAGCTGTGGGCGGAGTGGTCGTGCTGAGGCTGTCCGGTCTTCGTGAAAAAAAGCTCTTTCTTTTCCGGCTTATCGTCGCCATTTTCATCGGTGAAGACGTAAACATTCGGTGACGCGGAAACGATAACTTTGTTTCCAAGCACACAAATGCCCATCGCCGAATCGATGTCGCGACCTTGATAGAAGACCTTCGAGCTGTCGGCCACTCCGTCCCCATCTTCATCTTCCAGAATCAGGATGCGATCCCCTGCTTCCCGGCTGCCGTTGTTGCGGCGATAGTTCATCACATCGCAGACCCAGATTCGGCCGCGGTGATCGATGTCGATGTTAGTTAGGCTTTTTAGATCAGGTTCCGAAGCAGTTAGCGTCGCTTCAAGTCCTGGGTAGATGTCGAGATTAGCAACCGCAGTTTCAGGCTCGCGTCCCGCAGCGGCAGCTTGCTCGGAAACGTTGCCAGGGTTCTCGCTGTAAACAGCAAATTGAACCGACGTGTCGTTGCCGCCATTCTGATTCGTTCCACCATTGTCCAACGCCCCTTTGGCGACAAACGTGGTGTAACCTTCTGGCAAATCGTATTCGATAACAGAATTGGCGTGCGTACCGATCCCATTTTCATAGGCCTTGCCGTTGACCATCAGCGGTGTGCCGTCGACGTTCCGGTTCTTATTGACGCTCCGCCAATCGGTGGTGGCTTTCTTCCAATTCAGTTCGGTCAAAAGCTTCTCGCCACTGGGACCGACCAGCTTTGGCTCGATCCAATCGGCCCAATCGCAGCTGTAGCCATTCCCGCCATCGGAGACGACGAGAAACAGCTTCTTGGCCCCTTTCAGGTCGACTTTAATGTCGACCTGATGCCCTGGGGTCGCCGTGGTGACGACGGGGCTTTGGTAAAGAGGCTTTGCATTTTTAGAAACCTTGTTGTTCGTTGGCTTCTTGGCTTCTTTCTTCTTGGGCTGCGGCTTCGGTCCCGGAATCAGGCCTTCCATATCACTACGAGTGAACGAATTGGATTCGACACCGTTCTTGGGAACCTCTTCGTGGCTGATCCAGACGATGGCATTGAGAACCGTCTTGCGGAAATTCGGGTCGGCCCAATTCCAATGGAAGTGACCGCCTGTGAAACCGAAGCCACGTCCACCATCTTCACGTTCAGAAGCCCAGGCCACGTGCTGAGGCTGGCCCTTCATCGCACGAACATGTTGGTTGCCGCTATGCGCGCCATCTGGTCGGCTCAGCGTGCTTTCTGGTGGAATGGCGGTCAAGATCGGCGTGACACCTTCCATGTCGTCTCGAAAACGCATGTTGTAGTACCACTCGTCGTTGATCTCAAACGGCTCGACGCCATTGGCAACCGGGTGATCTGGCAGCTTCGTGAACGAGGCGGTCCAGTGTGGATTTACACTCCACCATGTCTCGAAGTATCCACCGATCCAGTCGACAAACTTATCGCCTGGCTCGCCTTTGGGAATCTCCACACCATAGTGAATGCATGCCAGACCGACGCCGTCGTCCATCAGCTTTTGAAACTCTTCCAGGTGAGGCTTCAGCAAATGGCGCTCGCCGCCGTCG is a window of Bremerella sp. TYQ1 DNA encoding:
- a CDS encoding PVC-type heme-binding CxxCH protein, which translates into the protein MIKHLTWLWAGMVVFAASGYAVADDAGFKPIFDGKTLNGWSGIDKFWSVEDGAITGTTTPENPTKGNTFIIWDQGKVDDFELKLKYRIVGGNSGIQYRSTDLGNHVVKGYQADIDSKETYSGINYEERGRGILAQRGTKATVTDGKGPYKSERFADSAELQAKIKNEDWNDYHIIAKGNHLIHKINGEVFSEVIDDGKKDSRTSGILALQLHAGPPMKVQFKDIMLKRLPLQEGKKKVVFVPGTPSHAWGDHEHVAGCRLLMLALTENMPQFEASIYKGGWPDDPTAFDNADAVVVYCDGGERHLLKPHLEEFQKLMDDGVGLACIHYGVEIPKGEPGDKFVDWIGGYFETWWSVNPHWTASFTKLPDHPVANGVEPFEINDEWYYNMRFRDDMEGVTPILTAIPPESTLSRPDGAHSGNQHVRAMKGQPQHVAWASEREDGGRGFGFTGGHFHWNWADPNFRKTVLNAIVWISHEEVPKNGVESNSFTRSDMEGLIPGPKPQPKKKEAKKPTNNKVSKNAKPLYQSPVVTTATPGHQVDIKVDLKGAKKLFLVVSDGGNGYSCDWADWIEPKLVGPSGEKLLTELNWKKATTDWRSVNKNRNVDGTPLMVNGKAYENGIGTHANSVIEYDLPEGYTTFVAKGALDNGGTNQNGGNDTSVQFAVYSENPGNVSEQAAAAGREPETAVANLDIYPGLEATLTASEPDLKSLTNIDIDHRGRIWVCDVMNYRRNNGSREAGDRILILEDEDGDGVADSSKVFYQGRDIDSAMGICVLGNKVIVSASPNVYVFTDENGDDKPEKKELFFTKTGQPQHDHSAHSFLFGPDGKLYWNVGNTGKHVHDANGNVIVDKAGNPVVDNGKPYFGGMPFRCNLDGSEFEVLGHNFRNNYEVTVDSFGTLWQSDNDDDGNRGVRINYVMQYGNYGYRDQMTGAGWRDPRTNMESEVPLQHWHLNDPGVVPNLLQTGAGSPTGICMYEGDLLPEVFHNQVIHCDAGPSIVRAYPVKKDGAGYSAESVDILHGARDNWFRPADVCVAPDGSIFVSDWYDPGVGGHGQRDLDRGRLFRVAPEGSKYIIPKFDFSTIEGCIKALENPCLSVRYMAWTKLHEQGAEAEAALKSAYDSAKDPRYQARLLWLLGKIEGKGRQYVDLALASSNPDIRITGLRMAHQLDIPATEVVAKVLNDKSPQVRRSAAIELRFDGSDKASQQWAALAKQYDGKDRWYLESLGIGADLHWDSRLAAYLKAIDGKLDTPAEKDIVWRSRATQTPKLIATMVADQKNQPDQLPRYFRALDFQPNADAVNEAVAALAFSGTRHDDAETLIISESVKRLKNFDANNPETAAAMEKALAKLAGTPMYVDLVERFQLKNHYGDLLEIALAQPETESGVAAVNVLLRRGQNQMLGKTLRNGTTEQKLALTTAISNSSTGQANAWLTRTLNDSSADLQVRRAAVKGLANNEKSAEQLLELAKAGKLDAELMQAAAAPLKIAVWADVRRQAAELFPQPPSKDNKPLPPLDALVKMKGSAAKGKQVFATTGTCSKCHVVNNEGKEVGPNLSEIGSKLSREAMFEAILYPSAGISHNYENWAVLTDSGTAVAGLKTSETADSITITNAEGLARTIPKDEVEEIRKLPISVMPNDLQKLMTVQELVDVVDYVSTLKKK